One window of Prochlorococcus marinus XMU1405 genomic DNA carries:
- a CDS encoding CCA tRNA nucleotidyltransferase: MKRNILIDHTLIIDELETRIKFHNWNFILPFLPKGSYLVGGYIRDIILGRVSKEVDVDIVVPSNAIEIGKNIANNINSKFIILDKKREVVRIILHQINIDIANQVSPTIEGDLSARDFSINSIAFFLDKKCLYDPLNGLKDLELSMLRMHSEINLLHDPLRILRCFRFVSELNFEIDLNLITFIKKNKGKLYLVAKERINYEIQKIVNGSNALHAVSLVKQLNILGSENSYKDSFFLDLKKINYAELNQKEKEKFLPLFFINQLLDVVSLEKLKFSKDEIAKTKLLRKWHFFLKTKNIAELSEFDRFKLHQELEMFLPLFIFYLPQNLHSDWLKRWRDKEDKLFHPSNLLNGNVIKKNLKIKDGPILGELLQYLSKEFAFNRLHNFDEAIYKAKQWIEQNAPKCD, from the coding sequence ATGAAAAGAAATATTCTCATTGATCATACACTAATAATCGATGAATTAGAAACAAGAATAAAATTTCATAATTGGAATTTTATTTTACCTTTTTTACCTAAAGGATCATATTTGGTTGGGGGATACATAAGGGACATTATTTTGGGGAGGGTAAGTAAGGAGGTAGATGTTGATATTGTGGTGCCTTCAAATGCAATTGAAATTGGGAAAAATATTGCGAATAACATTAATTCCAAATTTATAATTTTAGATAAAAAAAGAGAAGTTGTAAGAATTATTCTTCATCAAATTAATATTGATATAGCTAATCAGGTTTCACCCACGATCGAGGGAGATTTGAGTGCTAGAGATTTTTCAATTAACTCAATTGCTTTTTTCTTGGATAAGAAGTGTTTGTATGATCCCTTAAATGGCCTTAAAGATTTAGAGCTTTCTATGCTTAGAATGCATTCAGAAATAAATTTACTGCATGATCCTTTAAGAATATTAAGATGTTTTCGATTCGTTTCAGAATTGAATTTTGAAATTGATCTAAATTTAATTACATTTATAAAAAAAAATAAAGGAAAACTATATCTTGTTGCTAAAGAGAGGATTAACTATGAAATCCAAAAAATAGTAAATGGGTCAAATGCTCTTCATGCGGTAAGTTTGGTAAAACAATTGAATATACTAGGCTCTGAGAATTCATATAAAGATTCTTTTTTTTTGGATTTAAAGAAAATTAATTATGCAGAACTTAATCAAAAAGAAAAAGAGAAATTTTTACCGTTGTTTTTTATTAACCAACTTTTGGATGTTGTATCTCTAGAGAAACTTAAATTTAGTAAAGATGAAATTGCAAAAACAAAGTTATTGAGAAAATGGCATTTTTTTTTGAAGACCAAAAATATCGCTGAGTTAAGTGAATTTGATAGATTTAAATTACATCAAGAGTTAGAAATGTTTCTTCCATTATTTATTTTTTATTTACCTCAAAATTTGCATTCCGATTGGCTAAAAAGGTGGCGTGACAAGGAAGACAAATTATTTCATCCCTCAAATCTTCTTAACGGTAATGTAATTAAAAAAAATTTAAAAATAAAGGATGGGCCTATCTTGGGAGAGCTTTTACAGTATCTTTCAAAGGAGTTTGCATTTAATAGATTGCATAATTTTGATGAAGCTATTTATAAAGCAAAGCAATGGATTGAACAAAATGCGCCAAAATGTGATTAA
- the ndhM gene encoding NAD(P)H-quinone oxidoreductase subunit M has translation MEKMLLKSTTRHVRIFTAEVVNEELKFHPNKLTLDLDPDNEFIWNEDSLNKINEKFNELIKERAGRDLDDYELRKIGSEIEGLIKLLLQNGQLSYNPECRVMNYSMGLPKTNEVL, from the coding sequence ATGGAAAAAATGCTTTTAAAATCGACTACTAGGCATGTAAGAATTTTCACTGCCGAAGTGGTAAATGAAGAATTAAAGTTTCATCCCAATAAACTAACTCTTGATTTAGATCCCGATAACGAATTTATTTGGAACGAAGATTCTCTAAATAAAATAAATGAAAAATTCAATGAATTAATAAAAGAGAGAGCAGGAAGGGATTTAGATGATTATGAACTTCGAAAAATAGGATCAGAAATTGAAGGTTTAATTAAATTGCTGCTACAAAACGGTCAGCTTAGCTATAACCCTGAATGTAGAGTAATGAATTATTCAATGGGTTTACCAAAGACCAATGAAGTACTGTGA
- a CDS encoding RNA recognition motif domain-containing protein: protein MSIRIYIGNLPQGFNPKEFDKLLKSISDSVRFKAVLDKETKECRGFGFATTNSEENANLLIQKLNGFEFNGSKLRVELSEKKDSSSNKKNSGNFNKNKKRKDFKKIVHSDAPNLEAPDPRWAGELSKLKDLLANQKTPA from the coding sequence ATGAGTATTCGCATTTACATTGGCAACTTACCACAAGGATTTAATCCAAAAGAATTTGATAAGCTTTTAAAATCTATTTCTGATTCGGTTAGATTTAAAGCAGTTTTAGATAAGGAAACTAAAGAATGTAGAGGGTTTGGTTTCGCGACAACAAATAGTGAAGAGAATGCTAATCTACTGATTCAAAAATTAAATGGTTTTGAATTTAATGGTTCTAAGTTAAGAGTAGAGTTATCAGAAAAGAAGGATTCTTCTTCAAACAAAAAAAATAGTGGAAACTTTAACAAAAATAAGAAGAGGAAAGATTTTAAGAAAATTGTCCATAGCGATGCCCCTAATCTCGAAGCACCTGATCCAAGATGGGCTGGGGAACTATCGAAACTAAAAGATTTGTTAGCTAATCAGAAAACACCTGCTTAG
- a CDS encoding beta-ketoacyl-ACP synthase III, with amino-acid sequence MEGIKFNQIGVSFKGSGSYVPDQILTNQKISQKVDTNDEWIKSRTGISERRISSSEDGVTEMGYEAALSAIEMADWDIKTIDLIVLATSTPNDLFGSAPSIQAKLGAHNAVAFDLTAACSGFLFALITASQFLKGGSFRRAIVIGADQLSSFVDWNDRRSCILFGDGAGALAIEATNEFDSFIGFDMRTDGERGSFLNLPSKNNMDSIIDNVNFLSGGFSPIQMNGQEVYKFAVREVPIILEKLFRKMKYSSDEVDWLVLHQANKRILDSVGDRLKIPKEKILSNLEKYGNTSAATIPLMMDEAIRNNRIKQNDIIATSGFGAGLSWGAALIKWV; translated from the coding sequence TTGGAAGGAATAAAGTTTAACCAAATTGGAGTCTCATTTAAAGGGAGTGGCAGTTATGTACCCGATCAAATACTAACCAATCAAAAAATTAGTCAAAAGGTAGATACAAATGATGAATGGATAAAGTCTAGGACTGGCATTTCTGAGAGAAGAATTTCTAGCTCTGAAGATGGTGTGACTGAAATGGGTTATGAGGCTGCACTATCTGCGATTGAAATGGCTGATTGGGATATTAAAACTATTGATTTGATTGTTTTAGCTACTTCTACTCCAAATGATTTGTTTGGTTCGGCGCCCTCTATTCAAGCCAAGTTAGGAGCCCATAATGCTGTAGCTTTTGATTTAACTGCAGCATGTAGTGGTTTTTTATTCGCCTTAATAACAGCCTCACAATTTTTAAAAGGGGGTAGTTTTAGAAGGGCTATAGTTATAGGAGCAGATCAACTATCAAGTTTTGTTGATTGGAATGATAGAAGAAGTTGCATTTTATTTGGAGATGGTGCAGGTGCATTAGCAATTGAAGCCACCAATGAATTTGATAGTTTTATTGGTTTTGACATGAGAACTGATGGGGAAAGGGGTTCTTTTCTTAATCTTCCATCAAAAAATAATATGGATTCAATAATTGATAACGTTAATTTTTTAAGTGGAGGTTTTTCGCCAATTCAAATGAATGGTCAGGAAGTTTATAAATTTGCAGTTAGAGAAGTTCCAATCATTCTTGAAAAGTTGTTTAGAAAAATGAAATATAGTTCTGATGAAGTTGATTGGCTTGTATTGCATCAAGCTAATAAAAGAATTTTGGATTCTGTAGGAGATAGGTTAAAAATTCCTAAAGAAAAAATTCTTAGCAATTTAGAAAAATATGGTAATACTTCAGCAGCAACAATTCCGCTAATGATGGATGAGGCTATTAGAAACAATAGAATTAAACAAAATGATATTATTGCTACAAGTGGTTTTGGTGCTGGCCTAAGTTGGGGTGCAGCCCTCATTAAATGGGTTTAA
- a CDS encoding lysophospholipid acyltransferase family protein — protein MKNYIFQKLIYQLVSKLFVFPIYKFVFKGHLIGRENIPQKDSFIMVSNHGSLLDPPLLGHALERNISFMAKAELFKIPVLGFIIKACGAYPVKRGIADKNTIKIACEKLINNNSIGIFIDGTRQKNGRVNRPKQGAALLAFKNQKLLLPVAIVNSNKLIKFKFCIPFFSKIIIKVGKPIKPPQSSSKDHLNIVTMNLQDNINNLIG, from the coding sequence ATGAAAAACTATATTTTTCAAAAATTAATATATCAATTAGTCAGCAAACTTTTTGTATTTCCTATTTACAAATTTGTATTTAAAGGCCATTTAATAGGTAGAGAAAATATACCTCAAAAAGATTCTTTTATAATGGTTTCTAATCATGGTTCTTTACTCGACCCTCCTTTGTTAGGTCACGCTCTTGAACGAAATATATCTTTTATGGCAAAGGCAGAGCTTTTCAAAATACCTGTTCTTGGCTTTATTATAAAGGCTTGTGGAGCATATCCTGTGAAGAGGGGAATTGCTGATAAAAATACTATTAAAATAGCATGTGAAAAATTAATAAATAACAACTCTATTGGAATTTTTATTGATGGAACTCGTCAAAAAAATGGGCGAGTTAATAGACCAAAACAAGGCGCTGCATTATTAGCTTTTAAAAATCAAAAATTACTATTACCCGTTGCAATAGTTAATTCAAATAAACTAATAAAATTTAAATTCTGTATACCTTTTTTTTCAAAAATAATTATCAAAGTGGGCAAACCTATAAAACCTCCACAAAGCTCATCAAAAGATCATCTGAATATCGTAACAATGAACCTTCAAGATAATATTAATAATTTGATTGGATAA
- a CDS encoding molecular chaperone gives MTNSFKQRGNYPALVILSTDNSFGFGYRKNKNHKSDELFLKKFDNDLCNNLINDFNNFISKENLQNVNKISVSIGPANFNASRLIVVLARTISQQINCHLDSFSSFEIMAKRIALKNNIFTNQKSYWIYKKLKRRGFIAGKYEICNNQQRNEGLGIREIVSPKVIKELDSKELFFEAHYDDKKDLTELLDLSNKNLLDDIENSWQRVLPLYPISPFN, from the coding sequence ATGACAAATAGTTTCAAACAAAGAGGAAATTACCCTGCATTAGTGATCCTTAGCACAGATAATTCATTTGGCTTTGGATATAGAAAAAACAAAAACCATAAATCTGATGAATTATTTCTAAAAAAATTTGATAATGACTTATGTAATAACTTAATTAATGATTTTAACAATTTTATTTCTAAAGAAAATCTACAAAACGTTAATAAGATATCTGTCAGCATAGGGCCAGCAAATTTTAATGCTTCTAGACTTATTGTCGTTTTAGCAAGAACTATCTCACAACAAATAAATTGTCATTTAGACAGTTTTAGTTCATTTGAAATAATGGCAAAAAGAATTGCATTGAAAAATAATATTTTTACAAACCAAAAATCATACTGGATTTACAAAAAATTAAAACGAAGGGGATTTATTGCAGGTAAATATGAGATTTGCAATAACCAGCAAAGGAATGAAGGTCTAGGAATTCGAGAAATAGTTTCACCAAAAGTTATTAAAGAATTAGATTCTAAAGAACTTTTTTTTGAGGCACATTATGACGATAAAAAAGATTTAACAGAATTATTAGATTTATCAAATAAAAATTTATTAGATGATATTGAAAATTCATGGCAAAGAGTTCTGCCCCTTTACCCTATTTCTCCATTTAACTGA
- the pds gene encoding 15-cis-phytoene desaturase, whose amino-acid sequence MRVVIAGAGLAGLSCAKYLVDNGHIPIVLEARDVLGGKVAAWKDEDGDWYETGLHIFFGAYPNMLQLFKELDIEDRLQWKSHSMIFNQPSEPGTYSRFDFPDIPAPINGVSAILSNNDMLSWNEKILFGLGLVPAMLRGQKYLDKCDTKSWTDWLKEHNIPERVNDEVFIAMSKALNFIGPDEISSTVLLTALNRFLQEKNGSKMAFLDGAPPERLCQPMVDYITARGGEVHMNSPLRQINLNEDSTVKSFTIASLEKNEKKELTADAYVSAMPVDLFKLMIPKQWKGLDAFSKLDGLNGVPVINIHLWFDKKLTDIDHLLFSRSPLLSVYADMSITCKEYEDPNRSMLELVFAPAKDWINRSDQDIVDATMEELKKLFPTHFMGDNKTNLRKYRVVKTPRSVYKAVPGCQEFRPSQKSPIKNFFLAGDYTMQKYLASMEGAVLSGKLCAESINKEHSKTPQTVS is encoded by the coding sequence ATGCGTGTTGTAATTGCTGGTGCTGGTTTAGCAGGTCTATCTTGTGCAAAATATTTAGTCGATAATGGGCACATCCCGATTGTACTTGAAGCCAGAGATGTTTTAGGTGGGAAAGTTGCTGCATGGAAAGACGAAGATGGAGATTGGTATGAAACTGGATTACACATCTTTTTTGGAGCTTACCCAAATATGTTGCAACTTTTTAAGGAACTAGATATTGAAGACAGACTCCAATGGAAAAGTCATTCAATGATTTTTAATCAGCCATCAGAGCCTGGAACTTACAGTAGATTCGACTTTCCCGATATACCTGCTCCTATTAATGGTGTATCAGCGATACTAAGCAATAATGATATGCTTTCATGGAATGAAAAGATTTTGTTTGGATTAGGTTTAGTGCCTGCAATGTTGAGAGGCCAAAAGTACCTAGATAAATGTGATACAAAATCATGGACAGATTGGCTAAAAGAACACAATATCCCCGAAAGAGTTAATGATGAAGTTTTTATAGCGATGAGTAAGGCTCTTAATTTTATTGGACCGGATGAAATATCATCTACAGTTTTATTAACAGCATTAAACAGATTTCTACAAGAAAAAAATGGTTCTAAAATGGCATTCCTTGACGGAGCTCCTCCAGAAAGACTATGCCAGCCAATGGTTGATTATATTACTGCTCGTGGTGGCGAAGTTCACATGAATAGTCCATTAAGGCAAATTAACCTTAATGAGGACAGCACTGTTAAAAGTTTTACTATTGCCTCTTTAGAAAAAAACGAAAAGAAAGAGCTAACGGCTGATGCTTATGTTAGTGCAATGCCAGTAGATCTCTTCAAATTAATGATCCCTAAACAATGGAAAGGATTAGATGCATTTTCTAAATTAGATGGTTTAAATGGTGTTCCAGTCATTAATATCCATTTATGGTTTGACAAAAAATTAACAGATATTGATCATTTATTATTCAGCCGATCACCTCTCCTCAGTGTTTATGCAGATATGAGTATCACCTGCAAGGAATATGAAGATCCAAATAGATCAATGCTTGAATTGGTTTTTGCACCAGCAAAAGATTGGATAAATAGGAGTGATCAGGATATTGTTGATGCAACTATGGAGGAACTCAAAAAATTATTCCCAACGCATTTTATGGGAGACAATAAAACAAACTTACGAAAATATAGAGTAGTCAAAACTCCAAGATCTGTTTATAAGGCAGTCCCTGGATGCCAAGAGTTCAGACCTAGTCAAAAATCCCCTATAAAAAACTTCTTTTTAGCAGGTGATTATACTATGCAAAAATATTTAGCATCTATGGAAGGTGCTGTTTTAAGTGGTAAATTATGCGCGGAATCAATTAATAAGGAGCATTCCAAAACTCCTCAAACTGTTTCTTAA
- a CDS encoding phytoene synthase: MKNSFSQLDQAYEICRKETQKWAKTFYLGTLLLPVEKRKAIWAIYVWCRRTDEIMDSLEASTKSQDELSDNLDAWEENTKNIFKGNIKSELDSVLLDTIEKYPQSIQPYLDMIEGQRMDLNKFRYKDFDELQLYCYRVAGTVGLMTQNVMGIDSAYTSAPWSAKPDPSEAAIALGIANQLTNILRDVGEDRGRGRIYLPQEDIEKFNYSEEKLLKGEINNQWKELMKFQLSRARDWFQKSEDGIKWLSSDARWPVWTSLRLYRGILDSIERLDYDVFNNRAFVKNSVKAFELPISFLISRIK, encoded by the coding sequence TTGAAAAATTCATTTTCTCAACTAGATCAAGCATACGAGATATGCCGAAAAGAAACCCAAAAATGGGCTAAAACCTTTTACTTGGGAACTCTTCTACTACCTGTAGAAAAAAGAAAAGCCATTTGGGCTATTTATGTTTGGTGTAGAAGAACAGATGAAATTATGGATAGCTTAGAAGCTTCAACTAAATCGCAAGATGAGCTTTCAGATAATTTAGATGCGTGGGAAGAAAACACAAAAAATATTTTTAAAGGAAATATTAAATCTGAACTTGATTCAGTTCTACTAGATACCATCGAAAAATATCCACAAAGTATTCAACCTTATCTAGACATGATAGAAGGTCAGAGGATGGATCTTAATAAATTCAGATATAAGGATTTTGATGAATTACAACTCTATTGTTATAGAGTCGCAGGTACTGTTGGTTTAATGACTCAGAATGTAATGGGCATTGATAGCGCTTATACATCCGCACCATGGAGTGCCAAGCCAGACCCCTCAGAAGCAGCTATAGCTTTAGGAATAGCCAATCAATTAACCAACATTTTGAGAGATGTAGGGGAAGACAGAGGAAGGGGTAGAATTTACCTCCCACAAGAAGATATTGAAAAATTTAATTATTCTGAAGAAAAGCTTTTAAAAGGCGAAATAAATAATCAATGGAAAGAACTGATGAAGTTTCAATTAAGTAGGGCTCGAGATTGGTTCCAAAAGTCTGAAGATGGGATCAAATGGCTATCTTCTGACGCTAGATGGCCTGTTTGGACATCTTTACGTCTTTATAGAGGCATATTAGATTCAATTGAAAGATTAGACTATGATGTGTTTAACAATAGAGCCTTTGTAAAAAATTCAGTTAAAGCTTTTGAGTTACCAATATCTTTTTTAATTTCCCGAATTAAATAA
- a CDS encoding Ycf34 family protein, which translates to MCICINCKWVDRCITYHDVENNHDVDNICDVPDFKPKRPYIHVSIVKVNNGDYKTDWDVQSCESFVNEFGKWSKCNPDMELPV; encoded by the coding sequence ATGTGCATTTGCATCAACTGTAAATGGGTTGATAGATGTATCACTTATCATGATGTTGAGAATAATCATGATGTTGATAATATTTGTGATGTACCTGATTTTAAACCAAAAAGACCATACATTCATGTCTCTATAGTTAAAGTAAATAATGGTGATTACAAAACTGATTGGGATGTTCAGTCTTGTGAAAGTTTTGTAAATGAATTTGGTAAATGGTCTAAATGTAATCCAGATATGGAATTGCCTGTTTGA
- a CDS encoding LysR family transcriptional regulator, protein MPELPFTLDQLRILKAIAAQGSFKKAADLLYVTQPAVSLQIQNLEKQLEITIFDRGGRKALLTEAGRLLLEYCERILNQCDEACKAIEDLNSLKGGTLVIGASQTTGTYLMPRMIGLFRQKYPDVSVQLQVHSTRRTGWSVANGQIDLAIIGGQLPGDLENLLQVIPYATDELALVLPSKHPLSTKKELLKEDLYKLNFVTLDSQSTTRKVVDKLLQDSGLDIQRLKIEMELNSLEAIKNAVQSGLGASFLPVVSIERELSAGTIHKAFIADLEVKRELKLITNPSRYSSRASEVFKKNILPQFASLESPLRHI, encoded by the coding sequence ATGCCAGAATTACCTTTTACACTCGACCAATTAAGAATATTAAAAGCTATAGCAGCTCAAGGAAGTTTTAAAAAAGCTGCAGATCTCTTATATGTAACCCAACCTGCCGTGAGTTTACAAATACAAAATTTAGAAAAACAACTTGAAATCACAATTTTCGATAGAGGTGGTAGGAAGGCTCTATTGACTGAAGCAGGGAGGCTATTACTTGAATATTGTGAACGGATTTTGAATCAATGCGACGAAGCTTGCAAAGCTATTGAAGATTTAAATAGCTTAAAAGGTGGAACTCTTGTTATTGGAGCGAGCCAAACAACAGGTACCTATTTAATGCCGAGAATGATAGGACTATTCAGACAAAAATACCCTGATGTATCCGTTCAACTTCAAGTTCATAGTACGAGAAGAACTGGTTGGAGTGTCGCCAATGGACAAATTGACTTAGCCATTATTGGCGGACAATTACCTGGAGATTTGGAAAATTTACTACAAGTAATTCCATATGCCACTGATGAATTGGCATTAGTTTTACCATCCAAACATCCACTTTCGACCAAGAAAGAGCTTCTAAAAGAAGACTTATACAAATTAAATTTTGTAACATTAGACTCACAATCTACAACAAGAAAAGTTGTTGACAAACTTCTCCAAGATTCTGGGCTTGATATTCAAAGATTAAAAATTGAGATGGAACTTAACTCTCTTGAAGCAATCAAGAATGCGGTTCAATCAGGTTTAGGAGCTTCCTTTTTGCCTGTTGTTTCTATTGAAAGAGAATTATCGGCTGGAACAATCCACAAAGCATTCATTGCAGACTTAGAGGTTAAAAGAGAACTTAAATTAATTACTAATCCGTCAAGATATTCATCAAGAGCATCAGAAGTATTTAAGAAAAACATTCTTCCACAATTTGCTAGCTTAGAAAGTCCTTTGAGACATATATAA
- a CDS encoding DUF3172 domain-containing protein has product MNRPPSNRRPRRGSNRSYYPPNPRDMDPYGQRSNRLPASSEQKINFSTGTIAVLAGVLILGVGIGSAITSTTDGGQGNIASQQQLDMAVPDPEFCRQWGASAFVIDVEMYTTLNPSTSFVTQPALQPGCVIRRENWTVLQKQGAISNEDVRECKQRMNTFAYIGSIRDKPIVKCVYQTDVNENKFIIKGDGQAEDGGVGINKEAIQF; this is encoded by the coding sequence GTGAATAGACCACCATCAAATAGAAGGCCAAGAAGAGGCTCAAATAGAAGTTATTATCCTCCAAATCCAAGGGATATGGATCCATATGGTCAAAGAAGCAATAGATTGCCTGCTTCTTCTGAACAAAAGATCAACTTTAGTACAGGAACCATTGCCGTACTTGCTGGAGTATTAATTTTAGGAGTTGGTATCGGGAGCGCTATTACCAGTACAACCGATGGCGGGCAGGGAAATATAGCAAGTCAACAACAATTAGATATGGCTGTTCCAGACCCTGAATTTTGCAGACAATGGGGAGCTAGTGCTTTTGTAATTGATGTTGAAATGTATACGACACTTAATCCATCTACTAGTTTTGTAACGCAACCAGCTCTTCAGCCAGGGTGTGTGATTAGAAGAGAGAATTGGACAGTACTACAAAAACAGGGCGCAATTAGTAATGAAGATGTAAGAGAATGTAAGCAAAGGATGAATACTTTTGCTTATATTGGATCTATAAGAGATAAGCCAATAGTTAAGTGCGTTTATCAGACTGATGTAAATGAAAATAAATTTATAATAAAAGGAGATGGACAAGCCGAAGACGGCGGGGTAGGTATTAACAAAGAAGCAATTCAGTTTTGA
- the fabD gene encoding ACP S-malonyltransferase, with protein MTVAWVFPGQGSQKIGMAKQVQNLSNTEERFSYASEIFERNLFEICELNSEPSNSLYDLNNTRNTQICLFLIESILLDALKDKGMKPNYVAGHSLGEITALYCAEVFSFEDCVSLIKVRSELMVSAGKGSMAAVIGFDRNQLELLVKKIDDIVIANDNSSSQVVLSGSNEALDNLSKEITCKRFLKLNVSGAFHSPLMKEPSIKFSEYLKQIKFQNPLFPVISNYDPTLCSDPNELKIRLENQMCNGVRWRETMDLMAKDSNLHIVEIGPSNVLSGLGKRHLKDIKISQVSSSDKLTY; from the coding sequence ATGACAGTTGCATGGGTATTCCCTGGACAGGGTTCGCAAAAAATAGGTATGGCAAAACAAGTTCAAAATTTGTCAAATACAGAGGAGAGGTTTAGTTATGCTTCTGAGATATTTGAGCGGAATTTATTTGAAATTTGTGAGTTAAATTCTGAACCATCTAATTCTCTTTATGATTTAAATAACACAAGAAATACACAAATTTGTCTTTTTTTAATCGAATCAATTTTATTAGATGCCCTAAAAGATAAAGGTATGAAACCAAATTATGTTGCTGGGCATAGTCTAGGAGAAATTACTGCTCTGTACTGCGCAGAAGTTTTTTCATTCGAAGATTGTGTATCTCTAATAAAAGTGAGATCTGAATTAATGGTAAGTGCTGGGAAAGGATCTATGGCAGCAGTAATTGGTTTTGACAGAAATCAACTTGAGTTATTAGTAAAAAAAATTGACGATATTGTAATTGCTAATGATAATAGCTCGTCCCAAGTTGTCTTGTCCGGCTCTAATGAAGCATTAGATAATTTATCGAAAGAAATTACTTGTAAAAGATTCTTAAAATTAAATGTTTCAGGTGCTTTTCATTCACCATTAATGAAGGAGCCTTCAATAAAATTTTCTGAATATTTAAAACAGATTAAATTTCAAAATCCTTTATTTCCCGTCATAAGTAATTATGATCCTACACTTTGCAGCGATCCAAATGAGCTAAAAATTAGATTGGAAAATCAAATGTGTAATGGAGTGAGATGGCGAGAAACTATGGATTTAATGGCAAAAGATAGTAATCTGCATATTGTTGAAATTGGCCCGTCAAATGTACTTAGCGGTTTAGGAAAAAGACATCTGAAGGATATAAAAATTTCTCAAGTTTCATCTTCAGATAAATTAACTTATTAA
- a CDS encoding NnrU family protein: protein METHKTSLIILLLILIFAVIHSGGAALRIKAESIIGPRLWRLCFVFLSLPSAIILISYFLAHRYDGIRLWNLQGNNFVFMVVWFLTAISFLFLYPATYNLLEIPSVLKPKVRIYGTGIMRITRHPQAFGQIIWCFAHTLWIGTSFTLVTSIGLVLHHLFAIWHGDKRLANRFGEEFENFKKNTSIIPFMAILEGRQEFKIKEFFRLSQLGILIAIGVLWWSHQYINIAVKTFNSSFLSEFFN, encoded by the coding sequence ATGGAGACTCATAAAACTTCCCTAATCATCTTACTTTTGATTTTGATTTTTGCGGTAATTCATAGTGGGGGAGCTGCTTTGAGAATCAAAGCAGAATCTATTATTGGTCCGAGATTATGGCGGTTATGTTTTGTTTTTTTAAGTTTGCCATCTGCAATTATCTTGATCAGTTATTTTTTGGCTCATAGATATGACGGAATCAGATTATGGAATTTACAGGGCAATAATTTTGTTTTTATGGTCGTTTGGTTCTTAACTGCAATAAGTTTTTTATTTTTGTATCCCGCTACTTACAATTTGCTAGAAATTCCTTCGGTTTTAAAACCTAAAGTACGAATCTATGGAACTGGGATAATGCGAATTACAAGACATCCTCAAGCATTTGGTCAGATAATTTGGTGTTTTGCTCATACTTTATGGATTGGTACATCATTCACATTAGTAACTTCTATTGGCTTAGTTTTGCATCATCTTTTTGCAATCTGGCATGGTGACAAGAGATTAGCAAATAGATTTGGAGAAGAATTTGAAAATTTTAAAAAAAATACATCCATAATCCCCTTCATGGCAATACTTGAGGGGAGGCAAGAATTTAAGATTAAAGAATTTTTTAGGTTATCTCAATTAGGCATATTAATTGCAATAGGCGTACTTTGGTGGTCTCATCAATATATAAATATTGCTGTTAAAACATTTAATTCATCATTTTTGTCTGAATTTTTCAATTGA